The DNA region CCACTGCACGTAGTTGGCAACTAAACCCGCTGCCTCGCGCCGATTGGTGATCGGTGAGATATCCGCAATTGACCAATCACCGCTCAGGAGCGCTGGGAGTAGTTCCATCGTGGCCGCTGCCGGTGAGGGCGAACCTGGTGGCCGGCAGTCATGGCAAACGGCTCCGCCAAGTGCGGCCGAAAAAGCCGTATGCGGGCCAGGGTTTCCGCAGCGGGCACAATCGGTAAAGCTGGGTGCCCAGCCAGCGGTGGCCAATGCGCGTAATAAATACGAATCTAGAATCAGCTCCGGCGCGTGTTCGCCGCGCGCTAAGGACGAAAAGGCGCCGATCAGTAGCCGATATTGGGCACCAGCAGATTCGCTGTCTGCGTCCGTGAGCCGTTCAGCTGTTTCTGCCATCGCGGTGGCTACTGTGTAGCGGTCATAGTGCGCAGCAATTTGCTCGCCATAGGCGCTTTTGCTGACCGCTTGCGAAACGATGTCCAATGATCGGCCAGATATTAGCTGCAGGTCAGCGACCATAAAGGGCTCCAGCCGGGCACCAAATTTGCTACTTGTTCGCCGGATACCTTTAGCGACTGCTCGAATCTGGCCATGCTCTCTGGTGAGCAAAGTAATAATTCGGTCAGCTTCGCCCAACTTATGGGTACGCAACACCACGGCGTCATCACGATAGGTGCGCACGGCAAAGCTCGATGAACGGGACACCTAGCCATTCTCCCACTTGATGCCGCAAGAAGCAGATTTTGACACACAGATACCGAACGACGGCGGAGCATGGATTATCGCTCCGCTGTCGGAAGTTCAGTCGACTTGGTTGTCTCGGATAGCCCTATTGACCGCGGAGATCACTGCTTTGAGCGAGGACACTGTGGTGTTGGGGTCGATGCCAAGACCCCAAAGCACACGATCGCCAACGGCGCACTCTACATACGAAGCTGCACTCGCGTTACCACCTTCGGACAGGGCGTGCTCGCTATAGTCCAAAACTCGGACGTCCACGCCGTCGTCGTGCAGAATATTCAGCAATGCGGCAATTGGTCCGTTGCCACTGCCACTGCGCCTTTGTTCTACACCATCAATCCGCATTGCGGTGTTGAGTTTCGTGGTGCCATCTTCTTCGGTATCGGCATTCATCGAGCCCAGCGCATAACGTCCCCATTGCCCGCCAGGATGCCCAGCCGGACTCGGCAGGTATTCATCAGTGAACGCTTCCCACCGCTGATCAGCGCTAACCTCGCCGCCAACTGAGTCTGTTCGACGCTGAATAACTCCCGAAAATTCGATTTGAGCGCGTCGCGGCAGATCCAGGCTGTGCTCGCTTTTGAGCAAATAGGCCACGCCACCCTTGCCGGACTGCGAGTTAACCCTAATGACTGCTTCATAGCTACGGCCCAGATCCTTGGGATCCACCGGCAAATAGGGAACCGCCCACACCGTGTCTGCCACAGCAATTCCGGCCGCGTCGGCATCCCGCTCCAAAGCTTCGAAACCCTTCTTGATCGCGTCCTGATGCGATCCAGAGAAGGCGGTAAAGACCAGATCGCCGCCGTAGGGCATCCGCTCCGGCGCGGGAAGTTGATTGCAGTATTCAACGGTCCGACGAATCTCATCGATATCTGAGAAGTCGATCATGGGATCCACTCCTTGACTAAACATATTCAGCCCGAGCGTTACCAGGTCAACATTGCCGGCGCGTTCGCCATTGCCAAAAAGGCAGCCTTCAATGCGATCTGCGCCAGCCAAATATCCCAGCTCAGCAGCAGCAACGCCGGTCCCCCGGTCGTTATGGGGGTGGAGTGAAAGGATTATTCCTTCCCGCGGGTGCAGGTTATGACTCATCCATTCGATCGAATCCGCGTACACATTGGGCGTAATCATCTCCACAGTTGCCGGCAGGTTCACGATGACTTGATTGTCTGCCGAAGCCTCAAAAATATCAGCAACCGCGTTACAAACCCGAACTGCATAATCCAGTTCAGTGCCGGTAAAAGACTCAGGCGAATACTCATAGGTGATCTTGGTATCGGTCAAAGTCTCTTGGTACTTCTTACACAGCAGCGCACCTTGAGTTGCAAGCGCCATAATTCCGTCTTGATCTTCGTTGAAGACCACTCGGCGTTGTAAGACCGACGTCGAATTATAGAGATGAACAATGGCCTGCTTTGCGCCAACAAGTGATTCGTAGGTGCGTTCAATGAGGTGTTCGCGCGCTTGAGTAAGGACTTGGATAGTTACGTCTTCGGGAATGTGGCCGCCCTGGATCAGCTGGCGGACGAAGTCGAAATCTGTTTGTGACGCAGAGGGGAAACCCACTTCGATCTCTTTGTAGCCCATCTTCACGAGCAGCTCAAACATTTTCAGCTTACGAGCCGGGCTCATCGGATCAATGAGGGCCTGATTGCCGTCTCTGAGGTCCACAGCGCACCAGCGGGGTGCCGTGGTGATTCGTTTGGTGGGCCAAGTCCTATCTGGCAGTTCCACTTCGATCTGTTCGTGGAACGGCAAATAGCGATGGACAGGCATTCCAGAGGGTTTTTGTGCGTTTCGCAAGTCAGCAGGCCTTTATCTCTTGTGATGATTTCTCGACCGGGTACGAAAAACTCCGCGGCGAGGAACCGGCCTGCCCTTGATGCTGCTTCATCAACCGATGAAGCTCATATTCAATGGGTCTTGGTCTCGCCGCGGAAGCTAAGAAGGAGAATATCAGCGCGCACGAAAAGTAGCCTAGCATGGCAAATAGTATGAACTAGATACGTCGTAAAACGATGGTTCAGTCATCAACCAATCTCGATCAAGGGAGCATCAATGGCGCAGTCCGGCACATCGTCAGGAATAGATCAGCGCAACTTCGCTGAGGAATTCAGACCACAAGACGATCTCTTCCGCCATGTCAACGGTAAGTGGATGGCAGAGAATGATATTCCGGCTGATCGCGCCGCAATTGGCGCCTTCTTCACATTGCGTGATAAATCGGAAGAAGCGGTTCGAGCCATTGTTGAAACTTCTTCCCAGGCCAGTGACGACCCGATTTCCAGCAAGATTGGCGATCTGTATGCCAGTTTCATGGCGGAAGAGAAAATTAATGCCGCCGGTTCAGCACCAATCGCGGAAACTATCCGCTCGGTATATGGCACCGAAAGCATTGAAGATCTGCTTGCCTTGATGGCAAAGCTGCAGCGCAGCGAAACAGCGGGTCTGATTGGCTTTGACGTGTATAACGACCCGGGCAACCCAGAACGGTACCTGTTTCAAATCCAGCAGGGCGGCCTAGGCATGCCGGATGAATCTTATTACCGGGAAGAGAAATCCCAAGAGCTACTGCAGAAATATCGCGGACATGTGGACAACATACTTCGACTGGCTGGAATCGAGCACAGTACCGAGGCTGCAGCCCGGATTCTGGAATTGGAAACCGCGCTTGCTGCGGGCCACTGGGACAAGGTGACTCTGCGGGATCCGCAGAAGCGTTACAACCTGCTTAGCAGAGCGGATGCCATTGAGCTGTTCCCCGCTCTGGAGCTTTGGCTCAGCAATCTGGGCGTCAGCGAAAGCCAGAGCTCGGAAATAATTGTTGTCACTCCTGACTTTTTCCGTACTGCAGCCAAATTACTTCACGAGGTGCCGTTGCGCTCTTGGCAAGACTGGCTCGCAATGCGCGTAATCTCCTCCGCAGCACCGTATCTCGCCGAAGAATTTGTTTCTGAGGACTTCGCTTTCTACGGCACTGCACTCAGCGGCACCACCGAGAACAAAGAACGCTGGAAACGCGGGGTGGCCTTAGTCGAAGGCGGCCTTGGCGAAGCGGTCGGCCAGCTCTATGTCGCGGAACATTTTCCGCCTGCGCACAAGCTGCGAATGGAAAAGCTGGTGGCTGATCTCATCGAAGCTTACCGGCAGTCAATCACCGCCCTTGATTGGATGAGCGATAGCACCAAGACCAAAGTCCTTGAGAAACTTTCCAAATTTGTGCCCAAAATCGGCTACCCTGCAGTCTGGCAAGATTATTCAGCTCTTGAAATCAAGGCAGAGGATTTGCTCGGAAATATCACCAGGGCCAATATCTTTGAACTTGAACGCCAGCTTGCCCGGATTGGGCAGCCGATCGACCGCGACGAATGGCTGATGACGCCGCAAACGGTTAACGCCTATTACAACCCCACCATGAATGAAATTGTCTTTCCTGCGGCGATCTTGCAGCCGCCATTCTTTGACGCAACCGCGGACGATGCAGCTAACTACGGCGGAATCGGCGCCGTGATCGGACATGAAATCGGCCACGGTTTTGACGATCAAGGGTCGCAATACGACGGCGATGGCGCATTGGCAAACTGGTGGACCGACCAAGACCGAGAAGCTTTCGAGACTCGCACCGCGGCTTTGGTGGCGCAATATGACGAGCTAAGCCCGCTTGCTGCGCCACAGGAACGAGTCAACGGGAAATTCACGCTTGGCGAAAACATCGGCGACCTTGGCGGACTAAGCATTTCCTATAAGGCCTGGCAGCTGCATCTTGAATCGCTCCGGTGTGTCCGGAGGGTTTCTCAGACGATGAGCCTGTCGGCGGCTGCCGTGCTCTGGTAGTGATTGTAGTAGTGGTTTTCTAGCTCTACTGGTGGGATGTCTCCGCAGTACTGGTAGAGCCTTCGGTGGTTGTACCAATCGGCCCATTCAGCGGTGCCGATTTCGACTTCTTCTAGAGTCCGCCAGGGCTTGCCGGGTTTGATCAGCTCGGTCTTATAAAGCCCGTTGATGGTTTCCGCCAAGACGTTGTCGTAACTATCACCCACAGAACCGATCGAGGGGCGGATACCGGCCTGGGCCAGGCGTTCGGTGAAGGCCAAGGAGGCGTATTGAGCCCCGGCATCGTGATGATGAATCACCCCGGAA from Renibacterium salmoninarum ATCC 33209 includes:
- the recO gene encoding DNA repair protein RecO, which produces MSRSSSFAVRTYRDDAVVLRTHKLGEADRIITLLTREHGQIRAVAKGIRRTSSKFGARLEPFMVADLQLISGRSLDIVSQAVSKSAYGEQIAAHYDRYTVATAMAETAERLTDADSESAGAQYRLLIGAFSSLARGEHAPELILDSYLLRALATAGWAPSFTDCARCGNPGPHTAFSAALGGAVCHDCRPPGSPSPAAATMELLPALLSGDWSIADISPITNRREAAGLVANYVQWHLERVVRSLQLVERS
- the leuA gene encoding 2-isopropylmalate synthase: MRNAQKPSGMPVHRYLPFHEQIEVELPDRTWPTKRITTAPRWCAVDLRDGNQALIDPMSPARKLKMFELLVKMGYKEIEVGFPSASQTDFDFVRQLIQGGHIPEDVTIQVLTQAREHLIERTYESLVGAKQAIVHLYNSTSVLQRRVVFNEDQDGIMALATQGALLCKKYQETLTDTKITYEYSPESFTGTELDYAVRVCNAVADIFEASADNQVIVNLPATVEMITPNVYADSIEWMSHNLHPREGIILSLHPHNDRGTGVAAAELGYLAGADRIEGCLFGNGERAGNVDLVTLGLNMFSQGVDPMIDFSDIDEIRRTVEYCNQLPAPERMPYGGDLVFTAFSGSHQDAIKKGFEALERDADAAGIAVADTVWAVPYLPVDPKDLGRSYEAVIRVNSQSGKGGVAYLLKSEHSLDLPRRAQIEFSGVIQRRTDSVGGEVSADQRWEAFTDEYLPSPAGHPGGQWGRYALGSMNADTEEDGTTKLNTAMRIDGVEQRRSGSGNGPIAALLNILHDDGVDVRVLDYSEHALSEGGNASAASYVECAVGDRVLWGLGIDPNTTVSSLKAVISAVNRAIRDNQVD
- a CDS encoding M13 family metallopeptidase — translated: MAQSGTSSGIDQRNFAEEFRPQDDLFRHVNGKWMAENDIPADRAAIGAFFTLRDKSEEAVRAIVETSSQASDDPISSKIGDLYASFMAEEKINAAGSAPIAETIRSVYGTESIEDLLALMAKLQRSETAGLIGFDVYNDPGNPERYLFQIQQGGLGMPDESYYREEKSQELLQKYRGHVDNILRLAGIEHSTEAAARILELETALAAGHWDKVTLRDPQKRYNLLSRADAIELFPALELWLSNLGVSESQSSEIIVVTPDFFRTAAKLLHEVPLRSWQDWLAMRVISSAAPYLAEEFVSEDFAFYGTALSGTTENKERWKRGVALVEGGLGEAVGQLYVAEHFPPAHKLRMEKLVADLIEAYRQSITALDWMSDSTKTKVLEKLSKFVPKIGYPAVWQDYSALEIKAEDLLGNITRANIFELERQLARIGQPIDRDEWLMTPQTVNAYYNPTMNEIVFPAAILQPPFFDATADDAANYGGIGAVIGHEIGHGFDDQGSQYDGDGALANWWTDQDREAFETRTAALVAQYDELSPLAAPQERVNGKFTLGENIGDLGGLSISYKAWQLHLESLRCVRRVSQTMSLSAAAVLW